Part of the Devosia sp. SL43 genome, TAGCGCTATAGCCAATAGCAAATTGCTCCTGCACGTATTCACTATACAGGTCGCGAATGGCCTCGGCGTTGTCGTACGATGTAACCCAACGATGCGTAAGGCCGTCAATGGCAGATTTAAGAATTGCGTGATCCCACGATGAGTAGTTATTTTCGTAAAGGTAAGCACCCTTAACAAAATACGGCGGATCAATGTATACGAAGCAATCATCCTCAACGTGATTTAGGGATGATATAAATTCGGCTGCATCTCGATTGCTGACATGTATTCTCGACGAAAAAAATCCAATTCTGGCTATCTTGGATATCAAGGCGGACTTGTTGAATCTGCAATCAAGTTTATAGGTTCCGGCCTGATTCAAGCCGCCAATCATCCCGCCATTTAGGATGCCAGATTGGTTGGTCCTATTAAGGAAGAACGCCGCAAATCCCAACTCCACACGGTCGGAACCCATTGGATTGCGCTTCACTTCTCGTGCAGTTAGCCAGTTTTCAATCGTGACTGGTGTTTCCGCTATTCTAGAAATCAACCGGTCAGTTTGATGCACTGCACTATGCCAAAAGGCGAAAACAGCGGGATCGATATCGTTGATATAGATGTGCGAAACCCGTTCGGAAAACAGAAGGTCTAGCGCAACGCCAGCGCCCCCAGCAAACGGCTCAGCGTATCTTGACCCCAACAGCCCGTTTAGTTCCAGAATCTCGGTGAGGTACGGCCCAAGCTTGCCTTTTCCGCCTGGATATCGCAACGGCGACGCGTTTCTCATAGAGACC contains:
- a CDS encoding DNA adenine methylase yields the protein MIALDRQNPGGLARVSMRNASPLRYPGGKGKLGPYLTEILELNGLLGSRYAEPFAGGAGVALDLLFSERVSHIYINDIDPAVFAFWHSAVHQTDRLISRIAETPVTIENWLTAREVKRNPMGSDRVELGFAAFFLNRTNQSGILNGGMIGGLNQAGTYKLDCRFNKSALISKIARIGFFSSRIHVSNRDAAEFISSLNHVEDDCFVYIDPPYFVKGAYLYENNYSSWDHAILKSAIDGLTHRWVTSYDNAEAIRDLYSEYVQEQFAIGYSARNHGLGQEVMIFSDGLAKPKQIYSSAKHKRQIQQQEGAMVPAA